In a genomic window of Spiroplasma melliferum:
- a CDS encoding putative transmembrane protein: MFKNKPTYGSKFPDLELLDTEEERRKYEEEVKELSKQEQKRFSYLSPTQHNDFSQRRMFWDSPLERVGRSFIIFGQLIAIVLAYFIGQKAILVALSNYLDPNIKVFAELYVKDLLSYGFLFLSLLFSLLYFIPMAMARTAGAIYGWGIAYIMLAILYFLFVEILCAILLILGSIKGNPAEPINIWLLVFIVLVLIITSIWIIGACLLIVKSDDVKRRINLEI, translated from the coding sequence ATGTTTAAAAATAAGCCAACATATGGAAGTAAATTTCCAGATTTAGAGTTGCTTGATACTGAAGAAGAACGCCGAAAATATGAGGAAGAAGTTAAAGAATTATCTAAACAAGAGCAAAAACGTTTTAGTTATTTGTCGCCAACTCAGCATAATGATTTTTCACAACGACGAATGTTTTGGGATAGTCCACTTGAACGAGTAGGGCGAAGTTTTATTATTTTTGGACAGTTGATAGCAATTGTTTTAGCTTATTTTATTGGTCAAAAAGCAATTTTAGTTGCTTTAAGTAATTATCTTGATCCAAATATTAAAGTTTTTGCTGAGCTTTATGTTAAAGATCTTTTAAGTTATGGCTTCTTATTTCTTAGTTTATTATTTAGTTTATTATATTTTATTCCGATGGCAATGGCTCGAACTGCGGGTGCTATTTATGGATGAGGTATTGCATATATTATGTTAGCAATTTTATATTTTTTATTTGTTGAAATTTTATGTGCAATTTTATTGATTTTAGGAAGTATTAAAGGAAATCCGGCTGAACCAATTAATATTTGATTACTAGTTTTTATTGTTTTGGTTCTAATAATTACTTCCATTTGAATTATTGGAGCATGCCTCTTGATTGTTAAATCAGATGATGTTAAACGAAGAATTAATTTAGAAATTTAG
- a CDS encoding putative MoxR-like ATPase produces the protein MMTLTERLEELTKQLQQNVYEKEEIFNLAMLAMLSGESIFLLGKPGIAKSLVSRRLKHAFKNGTIFEYLMNRFSTPEEIFGPISIEDLQKGVYKRLIDKYLPTAEIVFLDEIWKAGPSIQNTLLTIINEKIFRNAGVDIKVPMKLLISASNELPAEGQGLEALYDRFIIRYIAQGLKDEENFNDMIAGVTELDVKVDEALQITHEEYDVWRKEINKIKITSVTFDFISRFRKAMYIATEGEYYISDRRWKKIAHLMKASAFYNGRDTVDKADWLVIPYCIWDDEQQEEEYNAIFNEFYLDALTYDVREKKNRLSKELEELSAQYEDIQEVNSRKSEYLDVFDGKLQGTFHRIFWKNQQYPICFIRVEDFIDARHNKTQPTLIELYYGEDLDNMADVLQTEISYVNDSTFKIIKTNEEIKIEIKNSKVDNNSKLEKRILAVEREIDSLTTAFPDEKERLLSLNCLFFKERFMLAVNNAFSDSKLNFNEDGLELEHFSIPEQKISNNNFEQSTKN, from the coding sequence ATGATGACACTTACAGAAAGATTAGAAGAATTAACAAAACAACTACAGCAAAATGTTTATGAAAAAGAAGAAATTTTTAATTTAGCAATGTTAGCAATGCTAAGTGGTGAATCAATTTTTCTTTTAGGAAAACCCGGAATTGCTAAATCATTAGTTTCTCGTCGTTTAAAACATGCTTTTAAAAATGGTACTATTTTTGAATACTTAATGAATCGTTTTTCTACACCAGAAGAAATTTTTGGTCCAATTTCAATTGAAGATTTACAAAAAGGAGTATATAAACGTTTAATTGATAAATATTTACCAACCGCAGAAATTGTATTTTTAGATGAAATTTGAAAAGCAGGACCATCAATTCAAAATACTTTATTAACAATTATTAATGAAAAGATTTTTCGTAATGCTGGAGTAGATATTAAAGTACCAATGAAATTATTAATTTCCGCATCAAATGAATTGCCAGCAGAAGGACAAGGCCTTGAAGCTTTATATGACCGCTTTATTATTCGTTATATTGCCCAAGGTTTAAAAGATGAGGAAAACTTTAATGATATGATTGCTGGGGTAACTGAATTGGATGTAAAAGTTGATGAGGCTTTACAAATTACACATGAAGAATATGATGTGTGACGAAAAGAAATTAATAAGATTAAAATAACATCAGTAACCTTTGATTTCATTTCACGATTTCGAAAAGCAATGTATATTGCTACTGAAGGTGAATATTATATTTCCGATCGTCGTTGAAAGAAGATTGCTCATTTAATGAAAGCTTCAGCATTTTATAATGGTCGTGATACAGTTGACAAAGCTGATTGATTAGTAATTCCATATTGTATTTGAGATGATGAACAACAAGAAGAAGAATATAATGCTATTTTTAATGAATTTTATTTAGATGCTTTAACATATGATGTTCGTGAAAAAAAGAATCGTTTAAGCAAAGAATTAGAAGAATTATCAGCTCAATATGAAGATATTCAAGAAGTTAATAGTCGTAAAAGTGAATATTTAGATGTTTTTGATGGAAAATTACAAGGAACATTTCATCGAATTTTTTGAAAAAATCAACAATATCCAATTTGTTTTATCCGTGTTGAGGATTTCATTGATGCTCGTCATAATAAAACACAACCAACTTTAATTGAATTATATTATGGCGAAGATTTAGATAATATGGCAGATGTTTTACAAACAGAGATTAGTTATGTTAATGATAGTACTTTTAAAATTATTAAAACAAATGAAGAAATTAAAATTGAAATTAAGAATTCAAAAGTGGATAATAATTCAAAACTGGAAAAAAGAATTTTAGCTGTTGAACGGGAAATTGATAGTTTAACAACTGCTTTTCCTGATGAAAAGGAACGATTATTATCTTTAAATTGTCTCTTTTTTAAAGAACGTTTTATGTTAGCAGTTAACAATGCTTTTAGTGATAGTAAATTAAATTTTAATGAAGATGGGTTAGAATTAGAACATTTTTCAATCCCAGAACAAAAAATAAGTAATAATAATTTTGAACAATCAACAAAAAATTAA
- a CDS encoding two-component regulator system yiem receptor component protein: MNPYLEQKAGIQLVNKLTALKNTDLVNPKFALMKTTNRWLSEMFDQAVNNFYDHQIENEIMKIKLDSNIEKEIYLFHWIKVNGYDGLKKNYASTQDFLFKVNSPFYDRLNYYRYEFNKKQNNNPNMLFRDFIGIWESILIKRINDYRFAKIEELRTKFMQDLYNKVEIYNKANSLLKTIWNFFGKIWNPTELKKGVNMSAIDKFAKFLETNPAIMEIATLLGRFQGESNLIEQRILEEIVMDYEWKPIGSSPEEIIGATESKDLEHMFPAELVLLKDPVLKYIFYKKYIEGKLTTFEFLSQDKVPKEQIKLRTIETYVPEEKGPIILSIDTSSSMRGSPEQIAKALALAIAKIALGEHRPCYMINFSKSLDVYNLSSLKDSLPKLIEFLSKSFAGDTDVEPALEHTLTVMDSNEYFNADLLLISDFLTSDLSPQLITKINLLKQRRNRFHAIVIGTMGAENVETIFNNAWIYDPRDPFASERIIASLTGQIVKKYDKVSGAKAILGRMITAKEISKNVK, translated from the coding sequence ATGAATCCATATTTAGAGCAAAAAGCGGGAATTCAATTAGTTAATAAGTTAACAGCATTAAAAAATACGGATTTAGTTAATCCAAAGTTTGCTCTGATGAAAACAACAAATCGTTGATTAAGTGAAATGTTTGATCAAGCTGTTAATAATTTTTATGATCACCAAATTGAAAATGAAATTATGAAAATTAAGTTAGACTCAAATATTGAAAAAGAAATTTATTTGTTTCATTGAATTAAAGTTAATGGTTATGATGGTTTAAAAAAGAATTATGCTTCAACACAAGACTTTTTATTTAAAGTTAATTCACCATTTTATGATCGGCTAAATTATTATCGCTATGAATTTAATAAAAAACAAAATAATAATCCAAATATGTTATTTCGTGATTTTATTGGAATTTGAGAATCAATTTTAATTAAAAGAATTAATGATTATCGTTTTGCAAAAATTGAAGAATTAAGAACAAAGTTTATGCAAGATTTATATAATAAAGTGGAAATATATAATAAAGCTAATAGTTTATTAAAAACAATATGAAACTTTTTTGGTAAAATATGAAATCCAACAGAACTAAAAAAAGGTGTTAATATGTCAGCCATTGATAAGTTTGCAAAATTTTTAGAAACTAATCCAGCAATTATGGAAATTGCAACATTATTAGGACGTTTCCAAGGTGAAAGTAATTTAATTGAACAACGAATTTTAGAAGAAATTGTGATGGATTATGAATGAAAACCAATTGGTTCTTCACCAGAAGAAATTATTGGGGCAACTGAGTCAAAGGATTTAGAACATATGTTCCCAGCCGAATTAGTTTTATTAAAAGATCCAGTTTTAAAATATATTTTTTATAAAAAATATATTGAGGGAAAATTAACAACATTTGAATTTTTATCACAAGATAAAGTTCCTAAAGAACAAATTAAATTACGGACAATTGAAACATATGTTCCCGAAGAAAAAGGACCAATCATTTTATCAATTGATACTTCTTCTTCAATGCGAGGTAGTCCTGAACAAATTGCCAAAGCACTTGCTTTAGCAATTGCAAAAATTGCTTTAGGAGAACATCGTCCTTGCTATATGATTAATTTTTCTAAAAGTTTAGATGTCTATAATTTATCTTCTTTAAAAGATTCACTCCCAAAATTAATTGAATTTTTATCAAAAAGTTTTGCTGGAGATACCGATGTTGAACCAGCTTTAGAACATACCTTAACAGTAATGGATAGTAATGAATATTTTAATGCTGATTTATTATTAATTAGTGACTTTTTAACTTCTGATTTATCACCTCAATTAATAACAAAAATAAATTTATTAAAACAACGTCGGAATCGATTTCATGCTATTGTAATTGGCACAATGGGAGCAGAAAATGTAGAAACAATTTTTAACAATGCTTGAATTTATGACCCACGTGATCCATTTGCTTCAGAACGAATTATTGCCTCGTTAACAGGCCAAATTGTAAAGAAATATGATAAAGTTTCTGGGGCAAAAGCAATTTTAGGACGAATGATAACTGCAAAGGAGATTAGCAAAAATGTTAAGTAA